The Prevotella sp. E9-3 genome has a window encoding:
- the gmd gene encoding GDP-mannose 4,6-dehydratase produces the protein MAKVALITGVTGQDGSYLSEFLLEKGYEVHGTIRRSSVDFRERIAHLEGTPHFHLHYADLGDSMSVLGVIGKVRPDEIYNLAAQSHVQVSFDSPEFTADVDAVGVLRILEAVRQLGMTDTCRIYQASTSELYGKVEEVPQNENTPFHPYSPYAVAKQYGFWIVKEYREAYNMYACSGILFNHESERRGETFVTRKITLAAARISQGLQDCLYLGNMDSLRDWGYAKDYVECMWLILQQEQPEDFVIATGVQHSVREFTDLAFKHAGIELEFKGEGLNEVGVVKSINEKLSTVRSASPLGSSKNCQLSIGDIVVRVSPDFYRPTDVVNLWGDPTKAKAKLSWNPSKTSFEELVKIMVESDIAKVAAEGAAAKVRTNLAEYLEKGIVK, from the coding sequence ATGGCAAAAGTAGCTTTGATAACAGGTGTGACCGGACAAGATGGTTCATACCTCAGTGAATTCTTACTTGAAAAGGGTTACGAAGTACATGGAACGATTCGTCGTTCCTCAGTTGATTTCCGTGAGCGCATCGCTCATCTAGAAGGTACCCCTCATTTCCACCTACACTATGCCGATCTGGGCGACTCAATGAGCGTACTCGGTGTTATTGGCAAAGTGCGCCCCGACGAGATATACAACCTGGCTGCACAGAGCCACGTTCAGGTCAGCTTCGACTCACCAGAGTTTACAGCCGACGTTGATGCCGTAGGTGTGCTCCGTATCCTTGAGGCAGTGCGCCAGTTGGGTATGACAGATACTTGCCGTATTTATCAGGCATCTACCTCAGAGTTGTATGGTAAAGTTGAGGAAGTTCCTCAGAACGAAAACACTCCTTTCCATCCGTATTCGCCATACGCTGTTGCTAAACAGTATGGCTTCTGGATTGTGAAGGAATATCGTGAGGCCTACAATATGTATGCTTGCTCAGGTATTCTTTTCAATCATGAGTCAGAGCGCCGAGGTGAGACCTTCGTAACTCGTAAGATAACACTTGCCGCCGCCCGTATCAGTCAGGGCCTTCAGGACTGCCTTTACCTTGGCAATATGGATTCCCTTCGTGACTGGGGTTATGCTAAAGATTACGTAGAGTGCATGTGGCTCATTCTTCAGCAGGAACAGCCCGAAGACTTTGTGATTGCCACTGGTGTTCAGCACTCTGTCCGAGAATTTACTGATTTGGCATTTAAACATGCCGGCATTGAACTCGAATTCAAAGGCGAAGGTCTTAACGAAGTAGGCGTAGTCAAGAGCATTAATGAAAAATTGTCAACTGTCCGCTCGGCTTCGCCGCTTGGCTCGTCCAAGAATTGTCAATTGTCAATTGGTGACATCGTTGTTCGCGTTTCCCCCGACTTCTATCGTCCCACGGATGTTGTCAACCTCTGGGGTGACCCCACCAAGGCCAAGGCCAAGTTAAGTTGGAACCCCTCAAAGACCTCTTTTGAGGAATTGGTTAAGATTATGGTCGAATCCGATATCGCCAAGGTAGCTGCCGAAGGCGCTGCCGCCAAAGTCCGCACCAACCTCGCCGAGTATCTTGAAAAAGGAATTGTGAAGTAA
- a CDS encoding GxxExxY protein, translating to MIIYSEESHKIVGAIFEVHKRLGVGLLEKVYQQALEIELKHRNIPFEREKRFDVYYREQKLDAQYIADFVCYDKIIVELKAVSELSDVHKAQVRNYLTITGYKLGLLVNFNELYMEPVRVLNSNVKE from the coding sequence ATGATTATTTATAGCGAGGAGTCGCACAAGATAGTTGGGGCTATATTCGAGGTGCACAAGCGCCTTGGTGTGGGGCTTCTCGAAAAGGTTTACCAACAGGCTCTTGAAATAGAACTAAAACACCGAAACATCCCTTTCGAACGCGAAAAGCGATTTGATGTATATTACAGAGAACAGAAGTTGGACGCACAATACATAGCAGATTTTGTATGCTATGACAAGATAATAGTGGAACTGAAGGCTGTGAGCGAACTTTCAGACGTTCACAAGGCTCAGGTTCGCAATTATCTAACAATCACAGGCTATAAGCTGGGATTGCTGGTCAACTTCAATGAACTGTATATGGAACCCGTAAGGGTACTGAACAGCAATGTGAAGGAATAA
- a CDS encoding GDP-L-fucose synthase produces the protein MLSKQSKIYVAGHNGLVGSAIWNNLLQRGYTNLVGRSHKELDLTDQVAVKKFFDEEQPDAVVLAAAFVGGIMANSLYRADFIMMNMKIQCNVISEAYAHGVKKLLFLGSTCIYPKNAPQPMKEDCLLTSPLEYTNEEYAIAKIAGLKMCESYNLQYGTNYIAVMPTNLYGPNDNFHLENSHVMPAMMRKVYLAKLIHDGDWDKIAIDLNKRPVEGVTGEGLTNTNLTNDTNEINLCDSSNSCSSKKEFSRSALPLGSSKNSQILDNRKKVLDVLAKYGIYDNRVVLWGTGTPLREFLWSEDIADASVHVLLNVDFKDVIGIEKYSSVHFGASTDGAVDRNHSAGRGGAIPSLGEIRNCHINVGTGKELTIRQLSELVVKAVGFEGTVEFDASKPDGTMRKLIDVSKLHSLGWSHKVEIEAGVQQLFNWYKSSLDC, from the coding sequence ATGTTAAGTAAACAAAGTAAAATATATGTAGCAGGCCACAACGGCCTTGTGGGTTCTGCTATTTGGAACAACCTGCTTCAGCGTGGTTACACCAATCTTGTTGGTCGTAGCCACAAGGAGTTGGACCTGACCGACCAGGTGGCCGTGAAGAAGTTCTTCGACGAGGAACAGCCTGATGCTGTGGTATTGGCAGCTGCCTTTGTGGGTGGCATCATGGCCAACTCGCTGTATCGCGCTGACTTCATTATGATGAACATGAAGATTCAGTGCAACGTAATTAGCGAGGCATACGCCCACGGCGTGAAGAAACTCCTCTTCTTGGGCAGTACCTGTATCTACCCCAAGAATGCACCACAACCCATGAAGGAGGATTGCCTGCTCACCTCGCCTTTGGAGTACACCAATGAGGAGTATGCCATTGCCAAGATTGCGGGCTTGAAGATGTGCGAGAGCTATAATCTCCAGTATGGTACGAACTATATCGCCGTAATGCCCACCAACCTGTATGGCCCGAACGACAACTTCCATCTGGAGAACAGTCATGTCATGCCAGCCATGATGCGCAAGGTGTATCTGGCCAAGCTGATTCATGATGGAGACTGGGACAAGATAGCCATTGACCTCAATAAGCGCCCCGTAGAAGGCGTCACTGGTGAAGGATTAACGAACACAAATCTCACTAATGACACGAATGAAATAAATTTGTGTGATTCGAGCAATTCGTGTTCGTCTAAAAAAGAATTCTCACGCTCGGCTTTGCCGCTTGGCTCGTCCAAGAATTCTCAAATTCTTGATAATAGAAAGAAGGTTCTTGATGTTCTCGCCAAGTACGGCATCTACGATAACCGAGTCGTTTTGTGGGGTACAGGCACACCTCTCCGCGAATTCCTGTGGTCTGAGGACATTGCTGACGCTTCAGTACATGTGCTTTTAAATGTGGACTTCAAGGATGTCATTGGCATAGAGAAATATTCAAGTGTGCACTTCGGTGCCAGCACCGATGGCGCCGTTGACCGTAACCACAGTGCCGGTCGTGGTGGTGCTATCCCTTCATTGGGTGAAATCCGTAACTGCCATATTAATGTCGGTACAGGCAAAGAACTCACCATTCGTCAGCTCTCTGAGCTCGTTGTCAAGGCTGTAGGCTTTGAAGGAACAGTTGAGTTTGATGCCAGCAAGCCCGATGGTACCATGCGTAAGCTCATTGACGTATCAAAGCTACACTCTCTTGGCTGGTCTCATAAGGTCGAAATCGAAGCTGGCGTACAGCAGCTCTTCAATTGGTATAAGTCAAGTTTGGATTGCTAA
- a CDS encoding GxxExxY protein produces MIYYKQESYDIVGAAFEVYNKLGHGFLEAVYQECLEIEFKKRGIPYEREKNIKIFYDGIELTQSYRADFVCYDKIIVELKAVSALDDAHHAQVYNYLHATGFRLGILLNFGCSDGLEKDRIVL; encoded by the coding sequence ATGATCTACTATAAACAGGAGAGCTATGACATAGTAGGAGCAGCTTTTGAAGTTTACAACAAGCTAGGTCATGGATTTTTGGAAGCAGTATACCAAGAGTGTTTAGAGATTGAGTTTAAGAAAAGAGGTATACCCTATGAGCGCGAAAAAAATATAAAAATTTTTTACGATGGCATTGAGCTAACACAATCTTACAGAGCAGACTTTGTTTGCTATGATAAGATTATTGTTGAACTCAAGGCGGTGTCAGCGTTAGATGACGCACACCACGCTCAAGTGTATAACTATCTTCATGCCACAGGTTTTAGACTCGGCATCCTTCTGAACTTTGGCTGTTCGGATGGCTTGGAAAAAGACAGAATTGTTTTATAA
- a CDS encoding Hsp20/alpha crystallin family protein has product MTPMMRRNAAWLPSVFNDFFDTDFMPRANATAPAINVKESDKGYTVELAAPGMTKDDFNVHINDEGNLIIKMEQKNEKKEEDKSVRYLRREFSYTKYEQTLILPDDVKKDTISAKVENGVLTVELPKVVEEKVKVSRQIEIG; this is encoded by the coding sequence ATGACACCAATGATGAGACGTAACGCAGCTTGGCTGCCCAGTGTATTCAATGATTTCTTTGACACCGACTTCATGCCACGTGCTAATGCCACGGCTCCGGCTATCAATGTGAAGGAGAGCGATAAGGGATATACCGTAGAACTGGCTGCTCCAGGTATGACGAAGGACGACTTCAATGTGCATATCAACGATGAAGGCAACCTCATCATCAAAATGGAACAGAAAAACGAGAAAAAGGAGGAAGATAAGAGCGTGCGCTACCTGCGTCGTGAGTTCAGCTATACTAAGTATGAGCAGACGCTTATTCTGCCCGACGATGTGAAGAAAGATACTATTTCGGCCAAGGTGGAAAACGGCGTGCTGACCGTTGAATTGCCAAAGGTGGTCGAAGAGAAGGTAAAGGTAAGCCGTCAGATTGAAATCGGATAG
- the mfd gene encoding transcription-repair coupling factor encodes MGQEKVLFFPSSYRRAIKYAQKDPASEILRTEVLTRLTEQSGPSLSGNHTSHLSPLPSQLGNPSRSEDNCQLSILNSQLQLEAASRSEDNCQLSIVNSQLQLEAASHSEDNCQFSILNSQLQLEAASRSEDNCQLSIVNSQLQLEATSRSEDNCQLSILNSQLCIVTHPEALAELVVTRKSLDARTLTLEQNQTVEVDGVVKQLRELGFREVDYVYEPGQFALRGSILDVFSYSHEYPFRIDFFGDDIDSIRTFEVDDQLSRERCQQVTIVPELSTVEEKESLLSFLPKDTVLVCRNFSYVCQVVDRTYQEGFSHQALTERMAAATEMEQQEIEREMRRELQLMTASKFASDAAPFSRIELGRPSSDTLEGRKGTESSVVSFNVSPQPLFHKNFELLTQTFENYQLRGYTIYILADSAKQQDRLKEILAALHSENVFTPVDKTLHEGFVDDDLKACFFTDHQIFDRFHKYNLKSDKARSGKVALTLKEIQQFEIGDYVVHVDHGIGKFSGLVRMPITTPTGGTAYQEMIKIQYQHGDSIYVSIHSLYKVSKYKAQDTGQPPRMSTLGTGQWERLKERTKKHIKDIARDLIRLYSKRRTQRGFAFSHDSYLQHELEASFLYEDTPDQLKATQEVKADMEKARPMDRLVCGDVGFGKTEVAVRAAFKAAVDGKQVAVLVPTTVLAYQHYRTFLGRLKDMPVRVDYLTRARTTKHTTALLKDLEEGKIDILIGTQKLIGKSVKFKDLGLLIIDEEQKFGVSAKEKLRQMKTNVDTLTMSATPIPRTLQFSLLGARDLSVIQTPPPNRYPIQTEIHTFSPEIVVDAVNFEMSRNGQVYIVNNRISDLPHLAEMIHKYIPDCRIAIGHGQMKPEELEEIVLGFSDYDYDVLLSTTIVENGIDIPNANTIIINGAHNFGLSDLHQMRGRVGRGNRKAFCYLLAPPLAALPQDSRRRLEALENFSGLGSGINIAMQDLDIRGAGNLLGAEQSGFISDLGYETYQKILNEAMAELRNEEPEMSDTSHLSPLTSQLEAPSHLSSLNSQLEAPSHLAFVSDCTLESDLEMYFPDQYVPSDSERMLLYRELDNVRDDKELDAYRERLKDRFGPVPAVAEELLQVVRLRRLGMALGCEKVLLKQGRMFMFFVSSPRSPFYQSEAFGRILEFVGRNVRRCNLREQQGKRSMVITDVPTVEEAVHVLASI; translated from the coding sequence ATGGGGCAGGAGAAGGTACTGTTCTTCCCCTCCAGTTACCGCCGTGCCATCAAGTATGCTCAGAAAGATCCGGCCAGCGAGATACTCCGCACTGAGGTCCTGACGCGATTGACCGAACAAAGCGGACCATCATTGAGTGGTAATCATACCTCTCATCTCTCCCCTCTCCCCTCTCAGCTAGGGAATCCCTCTCGTTCGGAAGATAATTGTCAATTGTCAATTCTCAATTCTCAATTACAGTTAGAAGCCGCCTCTCGTTCGGAAGATAATTGTCAATTGTCAATTGTCAATTCTCAATTACAGTTAGAAGCCGCCTCTCATTCGGAAGATAATTGTCAATTCTCAATTCTCAATTCTCAATTACAGTTAGAAGCCGCCTCTCGTTCGGAAGATAATTGTCAATTGTCAATTGTCAATTCTCAATTACAGTTAGAAGCCACCTCTCGTTCGGAAGATAATTGTCAATTGTCAATTCTCAATTCTCAATTATGCATCGTGACTCATCCCGAGGCACTGGCCGAACTGGTGGTGACACGAAAGAGTCTTGATGCCCGTACGCTCACGCTCGAGCAGAACCAGACGGTGGAAGTGGATGGCGTCGTAAAACAGTTGCGCGAACTGGGGTTCCGTGAGGTTGACTATGTCTATGAACCCGGACAGTTTGCGCTCAGAGGCAGTATCCTCGACGTGTTTTCCTATAGTCATGAATATCCGTTCCGTATAGATTTCTTTGGCGACGATATCGATTCTATTCGCACGTTCGAGGTCGATGACCAGCTGTCGCGTGAGCGCTGTCAGCAGGTGACCATCGTGCCTGAACTATCTACCGTTGAGGAAAAAGAGTCGCTGCTGAGTTTCCTGCCCAAAGATACTGTGTTGGTATGCCGCAATTTCAGTTATGTGTGCCAGGTGGTGGATCGTACCTATCAGGAGGGCTTTTCCCATCAGGCACTCACCGAGCGCATGGCGGCTGCTACGGAGATGGAACAACAGGAAATAGAGCGCGAGATGAGGCGTGAACTACAACTGATGACGGCCTCTAAGTTTGCATCCGATGCCGCCCCCTTCTCTCGGATAGAGTTGGGACGCCCCTCAAGCGATACTCTTGAGGGTAGAAAGGGCACTGAAAGCTCTGTGGTCAGTTTCAATGTGTCGCCCCAGCCGCTGTTCCACAAGAATTTCGAACTTCTCACACAGACCTTCGAGAACTACCAACTTCGAGGCTATACCATCTATATACTTGCCGACAGCGCAAAGCAGCAGGACCGACTGAAGGAGATTCTCGCTGCGCTGCACTCGGAGAATGTGTTCACCCCTGTAGATAAGACTCTCCACGAGGGCTTTGTGGACGACGACCTGAAAGCGTGCTTCTTCACCGACCACCAGATATTCGACCGCTTCCATAAGTACAACCTGAAGAGCGATAAGGCCCGCAGTGGCAAGGTGGCCCTGACACTGAAGGAGATTCAGCAGTTTGAGATAGGCGACTATGTGGTGCATGTGGACCACGGAATAGGTAAGTTCAGCGGACTGGTTCGTATGCCGATCACCACCCCCACAGGCGGCACTGCCTATCAGGAGATGATCAAGATTCAGTACCAGCATGGCGACAGTATCTATGTGTCTATTCACTCACTCTATAAGGTGTCGAAATACAAGGCACAGGACACGGGACAACCGCCCCGCATGTCAACCTTGGGCACCGGACAGTGGGAACGACTGAAGGAACGTACCAAGAAACATATCAAGGATATAGCACGCGACCTGATTCGTCTCTACTCTAAACGGCGCACCCAACGGGGCTTCGCCTTCAGTCACGACAGCTATCTGCAGCATGAACTGGAGGCATCGTTCCTCTATGAAGATACGCCCGACCAGTTGAAGGCTACACAAGAGGTGAAGGCCGATATGGAAAAGGCGCGCCCCATGGACCGACTGGTGTGTGGCGATGTGGGATTCGGAAAAACAGAGGTGGCTGTGCGTGCTGCCTTCAAGGCTGCTGTTGATGGCAAACAGGTGGCCGTACTGGTGCCTACCACGGTGCTGGCCTATCAGCATTATCGTACTTTCCTCGGACGACTGAAAGACATGCCTGTGAGGGTTGACTACCTGACTCGGGCCCGTACTACGAAACATACCACTGCGCTGTTGAAAGATCTGGAAGAAGGTAAAATCGATATTCTGATCGGTACGCAGAAACTGATTGGCAAATCAGTGAAATTCAAAGATCTGGGACTTTTGATCATCGATGAGGAACAGAAGTTTGGCGTGTCGGCAAAAGAGAAACTACGCCAGATGAAGACCAACGTTGATACGCTCACTATGAGCGCTACGCCTATTCCCCGTACGCTACAGTTCTCGCTGTTGGGGGCACGTGACCTGAGCGTGATTCAGACACCACCGCCCAACCGCTATCCCATTCAGACCGAGATACATACCTTCTCGCCTGAAATCGTGGTCGATGCGGTGAACTTCGAGATGTCGCGCAACGGACAGGTATATATCGTGAACAATCGTATCAGCGACCTGCCTCATTTGGCCGAGATGATTCATAAGTACATTCCCGACTGTCGCATTGCCATTGGTCACGGACAGATGAAGCCCGAGGAACTGGAGGAGATAGTGCTGGGATTCTCTGATTATGACTATGATGTGCTGCTCTCTACTACCATTGTTGAGAATGGTATCGATATTCCCAATGCCAATACCATCATCATCAATGGCGCCCATAACTTCGGACTCTCTGACCTGCACCAGATGCGTGGCAGAGTAGGGCGTGGCAACAGGAAAGCATTCTGTTATCTGTTGGCTCCGCCATTGGCTGCACTGCCTCAGGATTCGCGCCGCCGACTGGAGGCTTTGGAGAACTTCAGCGGACTGGGTTCAGGCATTAATATCGCCATGCAGGACCTTGATATCCGTGGCGCCGGCAATCTCTTGGGTGCCGAGCAGAGCGGCTTCATCAGTGACCTGGGGTATGAAACCTATCAGAAAATTCTCAACGAGGCCATGGCAGAACTGCGAAATGAAGAACCCGAAATGTCCGACACCTCTCATCTCTCACCTCTCACCTCTCAGTTAGAAGCTCCCTCTCATCTCTCATCTCTAAATTCTCAGTTAGAAGCTCCCTCTCACCTCGCTTTCGTCTCCGACTGCACCCTTGAGTCTGATCTTGAGATGTACTTCCCCGATCAGTACGTGCCCAGTGATTCCGAGCGAATGTTGCTCTATCGTGAACTGGACAATGTGCGCGACGACAAAGAACTGGATGCCTATCGTGAGCGGTTGAAAGACCGCTTCGGCCCAGTACCTGCTGTGGCTGAGGAACTGTTGCAGGTGGTTCGCCTCCGTCGTTTGGGCATGGCACTTGGTTGTGAGAAAGTGTTGTTGAAGCAAGGCCGTATGTTCATGTTCTTTGTGAGCAGTCCCCGCAGTCCTTTCTATCAGAGTGAAGCCTTCGGTCGCATCCTTGAATTTGTAGGTCGCAATGTCCGTCGTTGTAACCTCCGTGAGCAACAAGGCAAACGCTCCATGGTCATCACCGACGTGCCCACCGTCGAAGAGGCCGTCCACGTCTTGGCTTCCATCTAA
- a CDS encoding riboflavin synthase — MFSGIIEEFATVVAIKKDRENIDFTLTCSFVDQLKIDQSVAHNGVCLTVVAIDVEKKSYVVTAMKETLDRSNLGLLAVGDKVNVERSMLMNGRLDGHIVQGHVDQTARCIKIDDADGSTYFTFQYDFDKEMARHGYFTVDKGSVTVNGVSLTVCNPTRDTFQVAIIPYTFEHTNFCDIRLGSVVNIEFDIIGKYIARMQQL, encoded by the coding sequence ATGTTTTCCGGTATTATTGAAGAGTTTGCCACCGTTGTGGCCATAAAGAAAGATAGGGAGAATATCGATTTTACACTCACCTGCTCGTTTGTTGACCAACTGAAAATAGACCAAAGCGTGGCCCACAATGGCGTGTGCCTCACGGTGGTGGCTATCGACGTGGAGAAAAAGTCCTATGTGGTGACGGCCATGAAGGAAACGCTCGACCGCTCAAACCTCGGACTTCTCGCAGTGGGCGACAAGGTGAATGTGGAGCGCTCAATGCTGATGAACGGCCGTTTGGACGGACATATTGTGCAGGGCCATGTTGACCAGACGGCACGCTGCATCAAGATTGACGATGCCGATGGTTCTACCTATTTCACTTTCCAATACGATTTTGACAAAGAGATGGCTCGTCACGGCTATTTCACCGTTGACAAGGGTTCAGTGACTGTCAACGGCGTGTCGCTGACGGTGTGCAATCCTACCCGAGATACATTCCAGGTGGCCATCATTCCCTATACCTTCGAACATACCAACTTCTGCGATATTCGCCTCGGTTCGGTAGTGAACATCGAGTTCGACATCATAGGCAAGTACATTGCCCGCATGCAACAACTCTGA
- a CDS encoding patatin-like phospholipase family protein: MIETIRRQTVRWALVAMSLLCATAPLSARKKVAVVLSGGGAKGVAHVGALKVIERAGIPIDIVTGTSMGSIVGGFYAVGYNASQLDSIVRQQDWNSIIFDREDLRMQSVREREKQNTYIISSGLQMGKDRKRIVAGGGIITGNNLHNLFEKLLVGYSDSLDFNTLPIPFACVATNVVDFSEHDFHSGYLAQAMRASMAIPAVFAPVRMGNEVLVDGGMKNNYPADLAKAMGADIIIGVTVPDEPMTAAQLNTPSDIIRCIIDQNTKNKYQENLDITDLVMKVDTKNYSAASFNPSAIDTLLRRGEEEAMRHWDELMALKKRIGTIGEHDRGIRREPRPLQQLDSMQISKVEFVDMDAADEKYLRSKFTLKDGKCIDTKKAELIVTTMRIDLFYKKPSYRLMATENGMKAVFTAGPKKSTQVNLGVRFDTEEMVALQVNANVPIRKPLLPDVDLTLRLGARQMGRIDLLFSPGKVLNPTLSYIFHRDEVNIYEKGEKNNNIDYMQHAVELSVLSFNFRNLNFTGGVRWDYYHFPHVLANQENMNTIGLLEDSHYYSYFARVYYNSENNGYFPTRGSKLNAQYAYYTDNITKVDMKQTVTEVMAMWRKSFLFGSRFALQPMFYGRLLYGKNRPAMLSNLIGGEWFGHRIAQQLPFAGVGYLEYADPFFVAIQLQAQQRVGANGYLLLRGAAAQQAEKMRHLLDSSTLIGSSLSYYYNTVFGPVGGSVGYSNKTKEPYFYINLGYVF, encoded by the coding sequence ATGATAGAAACTATAAGACGACAGACGGTCAGATGGGCATTAGTGGCAATGTCGCTGCTGTGTGCCACTGCGCCGTTATCGGCAAGGAAAAAAGTGGCCGTGGTGCTCAGCGGCGGCGGTGCTAAGGGCGTGGCGCATGTGGGCGCTCTGAAAGTGATAGAGCGTGCTGGCATACCCATCGACATCGTAACGGGTACGTCGATGGGAAGCATAGTGGGCGGATTCTATGCCGTGGGCTATAACGCCAGTCAACTGGATTCTATAGTAAGACAGCAGGACTGGAACTCGATTATCTTTGACCGTGAGGACCTCCGCATGCAGTCGGTGCGCGAACGCGAGAAACAGAACACTTATATCATTTCTTCCGGACTTCAGATGGGCAAGGACCGTAAGCGCATAGTGGCCGGCGGAGGCATCATAACGGGCAATAACCTGCACAACCTGTTCGAAAAACTGCTGGTGGGCTATAGCGACTCGCTCGACTTCAACACCCTGCCTATCCCCTTTGCCTGTGTGGCCACGAATGTGGTGGATTTCAGCGAACACGACTTCCATAGCGGTTATCTGGCGCAGGCCATGCGCGCCTCAATGGCCATTCCTGCGGTGTTCGCTCCAGTGAGAATGGGCAATGAGGTGCTGGTGGACGGCGGTATGAAGAATAACTACCCGGCCGACTTGGCCAAGGCTATGGGCGCCGACATCATCATCGGCGTGACCGTGCCCGACGAACCGATGACGGCTGCTCAATTGAATACGCCCAGCGATATTATCAGATGTATCATTGATCAGAATACCAAGAATAAATATCAGGAGAACCTGGACATCACCGACTTGGTGATGAAGGTGGACACCAAGAACTACTCGGCAGCCAGTTTCAACCCCTCGGCCATCGATACCCTGCTGAGAAGGGGTGAGGAAGAAGCCATGAGACATTGGGACGAGCTGATGGCGCTGAAAAAACGTATAGGAACTATTGGTGAGCATGACCGTGGCATACGGCGAGAGCCGCGCCCATTGCAACAGCTGGACTCTATGCAGATTTCGAAAGTGGAATTTGTGGATATGGATGCGGCCGACGAGAAATACCTGCGCTCAAAGTTCACGCTGAAGGATGGAAAATGCATTGACACGAAAAAGGCTGAACTGATAGTGACCACCATGCGCATAGACCTGTTCTACAAGAAACCATCCTACCGCCTGATGGCCACCGAAAATGGCATGAAGGCGGTGTTCACGGCCGGACCGAAGAAGAGTACGCAGGTGAATCTGGGTGTACGTTTCGATACCGAGGAGATGGTGGCCCTGCAGGTGAATGCCAATGTGCCCATACGCAAACCACTGCTGCCCGATGTCGATCTGACCCTCCGACTGGGTGCACGTCAGATGGGACGCATCGATCTGCTGTTTTCTCCGGGAAAGGTGCTGAATCCCACACTGTCCTATATCTTCCACCGTGACGAGGTGAACATATATGAAAAGGGCGAGAAAAACAATAATATTGACTACATGCAGCATGCCGTGGAATTGTCGGTGCTCAGTTTTAATTTCCGCAACTTAAACTTCACAGGCGGTGTGCGCTGGGATTACTATCATTTCCCGCATGTGCTGGCCAATCAGGAAAATATGAACACCATCGGACTTCTGGAAGACAGTCACTACTACAGTTATTTCGCCCGGGTGTACTATAATTCCGAGAACAACGGATACTTCCCTACGCGCGGTTCGAAACTGAACGCACAGTATGCCTACTATACCGACAATATAACCAAGGTGGATATGAAGCAGACCGTCACAGAGGTGATGGCCATGTGGCGTAAGTCGTTCCTCTTTGGCAGTAGGTTTGCACTGCAGCCTATGTTCTACGGCCGACTGCTCTACGGCAAGAATCGTCCGGCCATGCTCAGCAACCTGATAGGAGGCGAGTGGTTCGGTCATCGCATTGCTCAGCAGTTGCCCTTTGCGGGAGTAGGCTACTTGGAATATGCCGACCCCTTCTTTGTGGCCATCCAGTTGCAGGCCCAGCAGCGTGTGGGTGCCAATGGCTATCTGCTGTTGCGTGGTGCTGCCGCCCAACAGGCAGAGAAGATGCGCCACCTGCTTGATAGTAGCACACTCATCGGTTCGTCACTGTCCTATTACTACAACACAGTGTTTGGCCCCGTAGGCGGTTCGGTGGGCTATTCCAACAAGACCAAGGAACCCTATTTCTACATCAACCTGGGCTATGTGTTCTAA